Proteins from a genomic interval of Lolium perenne isolate Kyuss_39 chromosome 1, Kyuss_2.0, whole genome shotgun sequence:
- the LOC139834117 gene encoding uncharacterized protein: protein MSEDLAKALDRLAELLTAKTTEAMVVPKAVDGASQTEGVERLELTPNEVKLEGVSNYLSWSRRGLLQLKMKALEGYVMGEVDEPVEKKSVEWKKWSTTDSGILAWLLNSLSPSVEALPTAKKVWNVLSQMYSGKGNVMLVSQLEDRVHDLTQGEKPVVTYVAELKKLWVDLDHLDPLVLAHPQCVVAVKKWVEAAIASIGQEEIRLKSNEKEEITRRSAYLVSERQETRDCYNCGVNGHLSHQCPAPPHRGRGGFKSGGRYNRGYYRGGRGRNGGSYYHNSCGSQGGARANMTVMEGGQSTGTIIEAKGKKGEQQGETSFGKFAHFVYTKGNIDNVSLAAHKLDSDWVLDSGASKHVTGNIREFELYNQYLSTYHETIQTADGTTQPIKGVGVVQCSSSIKLSSVLHVPAFPVNLISLSNLVDQLDCRIILDKYMCMIQERRTDRKLGDGIRRRGLWYLDREQPEMLGYSVVLAAVQGDKECKAMIHHCRMGHISFDKMNKYFLI from the exons ATGTCAGAGGACTTGGCCAAGGCTCTGGACAGGCTGGCGGAGCTTCTCACTGCCAAAACTACGGAAGCTATGGTTGTGCCCAAGGCAGTAGATGGAGCTTCACAGACTGAGGGAGTGGAGAGGCTGGAATTGACCCCAAATGAGGTCAAACTGGAGGGGGTCAGCAATTACTTGAGCTGGTCAAGGAGAGGATTGTTACAGCTGAAGATGAAAGCTTTGGAGGGATATGTTATGGGGGAAGTTGATGAACCTGTAGAAAAGAAGAGTGTTGAGTGGAAGAAATGGAGCACTACTGATTCAGGTATACTTGCATGGTTGCTCAACTCTTTATCTCCATCAGTTGAGGCACTCCCTACTGCAAAGAAGGTATGGAATGTTTTGTCTCAGATGTATTCTGGTAAGGGAAATGTGATGTTGgtttctcaacttgaggacagagTGCATGATTTGACTCAAGGTGAAAAACCAGTGGTAACCTATGTAGCGGAGCTGAAAAAGTTGTGGGTTGACTTGGATCATCTTGATCCTTTGGTGCTTGCTCATCCTCAGTGTGTTGTGGCAGTGAAGAAATGGGTCGAAG CTGCTATAGCTTCTATTGGGCAAGAGGAGATAAGACTGAAGTCCAATGAAAAGGAAGAAATTACACGAAGGTCAGCCTACCTTGTTTCTGAGAGGCAAGAGACTAGGGACTGCTACAATTGTGGAGTAAATGGTCACCTAAGCCATCAATGTCCAGCTCCACCTCATCGTGGCAGAGGAGGTTTCAAAAGTGGTGGCAGGTACAACAGGGGATACTATAGAGGTGGTAGAGGCAGAAATGGAGGAAGTTACTATCACAACTCTTGTGGTTCACAAGGAGGGGCAAGAGCCAACATGACAGTTATGGAGGGAGGTCAATCTACAGGAACTATAATTGAAGCAAAAGGGAAGAaaggtgaacaacaaggagaaacAAGCTTTGGGAAGTTTGCCCACTTTGTCTACACCAAAGGTAACATTGACAATGTCTCTCTAGCTGCACATAAGCTAGATTCTGATTGGGTATTGGATTCTGGAGCCTCCAAACATGTTACTGGTAATATTAGAGAGTTTGAGCTGTACAACCAGTATCTATCTACATATCATGAAACCATTCAAACTGCAGATGGTACCACCCAACCTATAAAAGGTGTTGGAGTTGTCCAATGTTCATCTAGCATAAAGTTATCATCTGTCCTACATGTGCCTGCATTTCCAGTGAACTTAATCTCACTGAGTAATTTGGTTGATCAGCTTGATTGCCGGATTATACTTGATAAGTATATGTGTATGATTCAGGAGAGGAGGACTGACAGGAAGCTTGGCGACGGAATTAGGCGTAGAGGATTGTGGTACCTGGACCGAGAGCAGCCTGAGATGTTGGGTTACTCAGTGGTGCTCGCAGCGGTCCAAGGTGACAAGGAGTGCAAGGCCATGATTCATCATTGTCGAATGGGGCACATTTCTTTTGATAAAATGAACAAGTATTTCCTGATATAA